Genomic segment of Dermacentor albipictus isolate Rhodes 1998 colony chromosome 5, USDA_Dalb.pri_finalv2, whole genome shotgun sequence:
cggtaacaccgaagttgacaccgatcggcactgtccagccgcgtccaccggcgaagctgttgttggcgagctcagtccagccgcatccaccaagggtacagcagcttgcggcatcaccgaagctgtagttctcgacgatgtagcgctctcCTTATTCCATGCGCGTTTCTTtatgctgactgcttttcgcgtgcgtgcgttcaagcgcgcgtctcgcgccatcgtgacacgcggaacaaagacaccaggcacgcaaaagcaagaaattcgtggttaaaagaagcgactcaatagccaaaatatctacaagaacaataaagaaaaaggcagaacgaaaaatactaggaaacaacgAGGAGTGCGAAAAATGACGTACGCGCcagcgaaagcagacgacgtgaaggagtcgaacaacgcggccgcggggccgcggcaggcgaagcatgcgtcacggccaatcagagggctgcgcctcggggaggcgcccgcttcacccaatcagcggctgtctcgcgacgatttcgctcttgagaacgggtgcttggggtgccgatcgctccgctgcacgagggtctacagcgtgccgaggggcgccagaatagagagcgggaaaccagctttcaaacgagaccaagatggcgccgatcggttcgcgtcgcgcggagctacggtagcttgaaaatgaggcaaaccttGGCGcctggcgttcaatttcggctcaccgacgtttctaaattgccgttttttttatacttcgagtaggaattgagccataatattttgtagaggcatagttgggacattaaagacttcaaaaacgcaatttatgaaaattgccatttttgacaatttttcgcgatttcatgacccgcgtccccccttaaacacCCGGCACATGGTAGGTATGGGGCTACGGCAAGAACTGTCAGCAAGGGGCTGGCAAGACCCCTGCACTCTGAATGTGGTGTTATCGGTCCAATGTCAACAAAGAATCCACGTCATCAAGACACTAGGCCACACGTTATGATGAGCTGTATGAGGTGTTTATTGTGCCCTATGAGCGTGGTCGCTCTTTCTTCTCCTTGTACAGGGCGAGCAAAGACACGTTGGCGACCTTGACCACCTTGAAACGTACACCAGGGATGTCACCCACAGCGTGACCCTTACGACCAAAGCCCGCCACCAGGACCTCGTCGTTCTCCTGCACAGAAGAGAATGCAGTGTTGGGTTCAGGCACGCTAACATGACAGAGTCCATTGCCTATGTATTTTCAGTGTGCTGGCACACGCATCACGTCACTCACCAAACCACACTCCCAGTCAAAACGTGATGGGAAGTCCCATTGTGTCAAGAGAAAAACGAACGTTTCAGAATTACGCCAAAAGCATTTTTCACAGTGGCTGCTCAATAGTATCACAGTTTCATAGCCAATGCATCCCACCAGCAACTAAGCTACTTCAATACCTGCCGTAGTGCCAGCTGCTCATCTCCCCATTTAAGTTTCTTGATTTGCACTCTTGACTAATTCTGTGTTTATCTCAATGTGCACCTCATAACCATTACAAGgaaagctttagcttgggagCTTCCATCTAAATAGTTGGGAATGAAGAAATCGTTCTTCTCGGCATCCAGTGCACCCAACCGGATGAAGTTACCTGCATTTCAATGAAAAGTAATAATCTGATGTCTGTAGGGAGCAAACCTTTTATTTAggacatacattttttttaaaacaaaattTGTTACGAAAAACTAAAGTACAAAATTTTAACTCTAGCTCAGTAATAACATACTGCTAATTCTTTCAACTATACCTTGTTAGGCCATCTAAAACAGACAAAACTGGTTTACTATGCACCACTCCCGAATGAACTATAATTTGCGAGGAATCAGCAGCTGGAACTTAagtttctcaaatgcaacaaatttcatgcaAATGGGTTAAGCAATTATTTCACAAGATCATTCctacattttacatgtatttgagtagaAAAATCTGAGTCggccccaagctaaagctttctccaCTGTCACACGGCAGTTTCTACAGCTCACTCGATAGCCTTTTGAGACTCAATGAGTTGTGTCACTGCTCGACGGCAGCATTAAGAACTTGTATCAGCAACACCAACAAGATTGTGTCCTCAAAAGTGAAAATCCCTGAAGAATTAAATAAAATGTTCATTAGTGTAGGGTTTTCATGTTGTAAACAAATGCAATATTAAAGTCAGTATCCCGCTCTGCACAGACCGTGCCCAGATTTGACAGAGTATTGTGATTGAGGCTGCATAGGACTGTGCGCCTATCCTGTGCATTTCAGGTTCGTGTTTCATCTTTCTTAGCACTATGCTTCTTAATGGAAACAAAGGTCCtaggaataaaaaaattatgaaaaaagtTGAATTCTTGAAAATGGTAATTTCGTAATATACAGCCACTGCCGCATGTGCTAACCAAGTTTCTCACAACTAGAACACAGGTTTTGGCCACAGTGTCTTTTTATATCACCACCAAGAGCTACATTTTGACAGAAAAAAGCACTAAAATGGGCCGTTTCTGTCCCGTACTGCTGCTGAACGACATGtgctatttaattttttttttcatttcatttattttaccctcaaggtacatagtacaTTATAGAGAGGAGGGGCTAAGATAATACAAAGTAAACATCGGTAAAAGTAactcaaacaaaataaataacagcAGTAATAATTCCAAATTTTGAGTTGACATAAGATAATAACAAACAGAGGCacaaaagatacaaatacaaatatgATGCACACAATGGTAAAGAGGTTTGAAAAACATAATATGTACAgtagatttacaaaatgcattgttaacttgttgatcatgatgctgatgaaaacgctgcaatagagaaaggtaCATACACATAGGCAAGACAAACAGTAAGTATATTACAAAAGTTCGTTTTCAAGTGCATTTCTAAACATAAGTGTATTAATTATACCTGTTAATGAAGGGGATAAGCTGTTTCAGTATTTGCTAGTCATTGGTAAGAATGAATTTGCGCCCATGATAGTGTTGAAATGAGGTATGCTAACTTTCCGACTATGATCACGGCAATGAAAGGTGCTGGCCTGATCCAAAGATTGTGTAAAAAGGTGTTATGATAATAGCTTTTGTGAAAAAGAAATGCGTGAGTGTTTTCGGCGGTCGGATAAGAGAGGCAagtttaataaacatttcatgtgtgttacgcttgctgtgcgtttgaagttatttaaaatgaaaTGGGCTGAGCGGTTTTGTATAGCTTCCAGCGTATGTATTAGTGTTGAATGCCAGGGATCccatattgatgaagcatactcaagcTGCAAGCACACGGAAGTGGTATATAGTAATTGTATTAATGATGATGGTGCATGAGAAAAATTTCGGCGCAGGTACCCTAAAGTGCGGTTAGCTTTGGACACTACAATATCAATATGCGATTTCCAAAACTAATTGTTAGTTATGGTCACTCCTAAATAACAATATAATTATATATAAATATTGTGGCCATCTTGGTCGCATTTCAAAGAACAACTTATTCAATTTCCAGTGTATTTGCTAAGTAGATATTCCGTGCCAAAaagaagtaccgtatttacacgattgtaagtcgacccctttttttaaatttgaaagtctgaagttggggggtcgacttacaatcgaaaccgaaacatggcccCTCCAAAAAAAAGCGATATACCAACGGGATCTAcaacgtagttagaattttatgtttgctctatggccctacccgtatcttttcgctatcccgcgtgtttgtacgcttttcggaagggttcttcaacattttttagagttttacagtgcatgcaacgctcatgggggggtgtcgatagttgatggaagcgccgctgttcccatttgcggcggcaccctcagaacggcggcgcttgcggggagtatcggtagttcatggaagagcagtcGCCGCCCGCTGGCTGCTCTTTCTCTGTTTGAAGGCATTggtattggtttgacgcgttccacttgactgccgacTACgggctacttctatgcttccccagtcgtcatgagtgctccaggcccactaatcgttcggcactcgttcacagcagcgttcaagagggctgccatcctttacgccgaagaaacaaatcactgcacagcgggtcgcaatttcgatgtttctaaacgggtggtgcgagagtggcgactgcagcgaagcgaaattttcacctgtgataagtgagaaatttcccacgtgccaaagtctggacgctttccggagctgtaggctaagcttgcggcgtacgtcgctgaaatgcgtgatcggtccctgccagtgaagtgcgacgtggtcacgaaacaagcccggaccttcgccttaattttaacgttctgctccgccgcgagtacgagtggctggcggcagaaaactgcgaaattacgccaactggacctgtcaaaagagcctccctgacggctgcgtgtggttgggtgcatttggcgtgggctgctgttctgcaagatgtcctggtgcgatcgtttgccaaatttaaaatttcgctggactacgacgcgctgtgggacagCAGCAACAAtgacagcactagtgaagacgagtagtccagtgaccatgtcagctactaataaattttcgttatcgaatgcgccctcgggtatgctctctctctctctctttttttttcagtcacgcgatatgggggggtcgacttacattcgagtcgacttacaatcctGTAAATATGGTACCCCGCAAGTCCATTGGCTGATTCAGTACACATGAAGAAAAGATGCCCTGTGATTGGCGCAGGCACCAGCATTTTCAGATATAGAAAAGCAAAGACTGGCAGAAATGTCACCCTCTGAGTGGGGTAAGATTGTTGTCCCTGGTACCACCACAAGCTAGTACAAGGGATGAAGGGACCGGCAGCGCTCACCTCAATGTAGTTCAGGCAACCGTCCCGGGGCACGAAGGCGGTGATCTTCTTGCCGTTCTTGATGAGCTGTACTCGGACGCACTTCCGGATGGCAGAGTTGGGCTGCTTGGCCTCAACACCACTGCGGCAGGGGGACAAAGGAAACACACATCGCAAATGTCTAATCCCCATGCTACACAAGCAGAGTACATGACGTTAACCCATTAATGCCATACATTTGAGTTTGATTTGCATTATGCCACAACGACAAACTTATTATTTGCCTTAATGTAATTCATTACCTAATGTGTCGACCAGAACTCATTCCCCATAAAAATGCATAATCTCCACACCATAGCTTGTGGAGTTTAATTGAAGTACTGAAACAGCATCTGTCATGTAAATAATAGTTGATACATAACTTTAATcgagtcatcatcagcctattttcatGTCTACTGCAAGACAAAGGCCTTTgtctgtgatctccaattactcatGTCTTGCACTAGCCGATTCCATCCAACTTGTGCatacgaatttcctaatttcatcactccacgtagttttctgccatcaactgtgcttccctacccatggcacccattctataacgCTAAGCACAGTACACGTCTTTTAATTTGATTACAACCGAAGGTCTCGGCCAGCACCTGTGCCTTTTCATGGGCCCACTCTTACATTCATGCTCACACCTGACCGCTATGCATGGTGGCTTTTTCTCCCAATTGcctgcacagtgcaatcaaaataCAAAAGAATTCCATGCTTTACTGCATACCAAGGCTGTATTGCGACAAAGCTGACTTAAGGAACCCAGCCTCCATTGTGGAATGCGTATCGAAGCCTTGCCTGTTATTGCAAAAAAATGAGGTGCACATTTGATTTCTATTTtctttaggagctttaatgtcatttctacttTATTTTTCTCGTTATAGAAAGTAGGTGCATGCCTAATTTGGAGGCATGTTAGAATCGGGCAGATAGATACTAGTAGgtctgttcgattcgcctgcaccactacGAACCAGTGAACAGCAGTTCAAAAAAGTGCTGTTCAATTTCTGCTTCAGGCACGACAAGACAGTCAGAAAGAATGCCGAGGCGAAGACACAGGTGCAGGTGTTGTGTTTTGTCCAACTAATGTGCACCAAGTGCGAGAGTTTGATATGTCCCGAACCTCAGGTATGATCAGTTTCCAAGGCGTAAATACATCCCACGCTTGTGTAAACACAGCAAATGCACATAAGTTGGGTTTTAGTGGCACTTTCGTCCATACGCTGGGCTGCTGCTTTGCACCTGTACATTTGCACCAATTTGGCCCCAACAGTGGAGAAGGTGCAACAAAATCTCAAACCAGCCCTGCACCATTATAGAACCACTGTAACAAATGTCAAAGTGCAGTGCCTGGTGAACTCGTTCAGGCAAATTGAACAGATCTACTGGCAAATGAATCAGCAATGTTGGTTTTTCAGCATCTTTAATTTGATCCACTAGATGATTAGATCAAAGCTGGTCCTGTTGGTTAAATTAAGCAACTGTTGAATGCTCCTGCTAGGGGCTGTACTTGTCTAACTTCCGTAGGTCAGCATTGAAACGGCTTCCACACAGCAGGCGAAATTTCGCTTCTGGGCTTTGCATCTGTCATGCAGTGGCCAAAGTTGCAATGGTAGATTGCAACATTGTAAAGGACAGCAAACAaaagctatttatttttttaattagtacTCTAAAATTACCACTTCAGAGTGCACTACCATTGACATGTCAAATATTGAAACATGTGGCAGCTTCGCCAAAAAAAATGTCACTAATGAACTTCAGGCATTAATGAACGAGTCATTTTTTTAGCCTGTGTGAGACAGGTCTAAACCACACCATGTAGCTCGGAATAAATCAAGAGCCCGTATACATCCTATGCACTTTTCCTATACAGTGTACTGTAAAGCCCACAAAGCTCGATTTCTCTGTTGCTTCAGACCTAATTTCATGCAACTTGTAAAGCTCAACGTTCTAAAGCAGCACAGGCTGCAATGGTTGTCTTAGTGCTGGGGGAGGGGTCATCATTAGTGGGGGCTTCCATATTACCTTCTAATGTAGAGAGGGGACCTCCACAAATGTAGTGAGGGGACCTCCACATTATGTTTGACTACCTGCAGTTCTTTAATCTGCCCACAAAGCACTCTACAGGAGCATTTTTCCATACCGCCTTTATCGAAACGTGGCCAGGGACTGGACACGCAGCCTCACGCTAAGCTGGAAGTAACAGGGAAGCACCTCTTATTCTCTTCAGCTCGCAGCAACGAGTCTTCGAAACAGCGTACCCAGAAACCTACACACTACTTGGTTTCTTTTGGTCCTGCTTCACGCCAAAACGTCCTTTGATTCTATTAGAAATATAAGCAATGTCGAGGTCGAACTCAGTCTAGAAGACCCGGCAAGCCTGCAAATGTATGAAACGCTGAAGTTTCCCAATGGGACACCACGTCCGATTGGCTGCCCGAACTCACCGTTGCGGCGCTGCAATGGGCCATTCATTTAAGTGACGATGTCCCTGAAAGCAGTATGTCGCTTTCGCGTAGCTCATCTAAAGCTGCCAAAACGACGTGCTCAAACGTGCGCATCCACAACTGCATGCGCTGCGTGGGACGCCGCCGCAGCACTCAGAGGGGTGGCACTTACACTTTCTCGAGCACAATGCCCTTAGCGTGCGAGGCGCCTCCGAAAGGGTTAGCCTTCCAGCGGGTACCCAGATGGGCCTTCTTGTAGTCCTTGTCGTGCCACCGCTGGTCACGGCGATGGCTGCGGTGCTTACGCGCCGTCCGCAATCCACGAGGCTTGCCTGGACAAGCACATAACAGTGAGCACCAACAGGCATATAACACAAGTAGCACGGCACCAAATTCTGCGATCGAATACCACAGGATGAAAGTCACTCTCGTCTCTTAATGAACGACGCCTTTCTCCGGTCTACCACGCATCGAAGTCCAATCGAAGCCCGCCTTGGTTAACACTAAAGCAGCAATACGTCTGCAGCGGTGCCACCAAGAGCCCGCCACGATAATACGTCTCGTTAGCCATATCAAACGGGTAGCTTTAATTACGTAAAATTGGATGAATCACTGCAGGCTGTCAATCGCAGCAGCGTTCTCAACTTTGCACGTGTAACATGTTCCGCCATGTCGCCTTGCCGCATGACGGCATGCCGTAAACTAGCTCTGTCAACTTCAGTACGCATCAGCCGAGCTTGCTTGTCATAAAATGAGAAAAAGTGAGCATTACTTTCTCTCCGCAGGCGCAATACGCGGAAACTAAGCAATTATTTCACGCAGAATATTAAAAATATCGCGAGCGCTTACCCATGTCTGTGTGAGGCTTACGCGACGAATAACGAAAGGACGGCCCGCAGTGAACAATTCCTGAGCTAAAATTAAACAAGTAAATCAACTTATTTGTTATTAAAACGTTGTGTAGTTAGCAAAATATATTATTTTTATAAATTATGTAAATAGCATTTATTTTGTAAACTAAACATTTATTTATATAATATTCTGCGGGGCTTAAATGGCCGCCGTCTGTGCGCTCTCCAACAGCGAGCATGGCCGACGCAACACGGCTGATCCCAGCGCTAAAGCACGGCGTTAAGCACAGATATCGTAAGCTCACCACATCGAAAGGGCCGCTCGGCCGAGTAGAAAAAATTAGGGAAACGCTGACGGCTCTGTTCAAGCACGAACGGATTGAGCTGAACCACCCCCGGGCGGACGAAGTGCGAGGATATGCCGAGCGGGTGAGGACGCAATTAAACTCGAAACTCGGTTGTTTTCAaaaggcaaccactgcaccgctTCGTCTGAGATTGCCACCATGTCATGCTTGCCTGTGGCAGGGTGTTCTTGATCACTAAAATGTACCTTGATTAGTAAGGGTGATAATCACTGACCCAGAGGCCAAGGAAAGGCAACAGCGTTTCACCGCTGTTCCTGTGTTGGCTGCTTCTTTAATCGCGCTTAGTATTTAAGCGTTCGCGTTACTAAACACTGCCCGGTATGATGTCAGCAATCGTGTGCAAGTATAGCTTGCATGCTTAGTCGGAAAAGTTGGATCTTCCTGTCCTTCCGCAGTTCCTACTTTTCACTTCTTTTGTGTTGGTGTTGTTTTACGAATCATCTTTGTCCCATTTCAATTAAAGTACAACGGTACGCACAATGATTGCGTGTCGTATTCGTATCTCTATTGTGGTGAAACAAGTGACAAACAAAATGACCCCCCAGTGTGTCTGCGGGATCTTTTTAGGGCTGTATGTGTTTACACGTTATTGGATTCCTGGACACACATGCCTGGAAAGCTGTTTGCACACTCCAGCTCGCATGAAGCTAGCGCGAAATACTGTGCAAACACTGGAGTGTTTGCACAGTATTTGCTCTTCTCGGTGTTTTTAGCTGAGCTTAGCACGCCATGTGTAGTTTGCCACGGTTTACAATGCCTGTAAACAAATCAAACCGCAGCGAGGACAGACTGTGAGAGTAGAATTAAGGTGATTTTAAAACAACGAAAATCGTGATCGAAATATAAATTGTTTTCCGCAGCGAACGTTGTTTGCATCAATGTAGGGGATAGTTTCAAAAATAACAGCAGAGTGAATCAGGGGGTGGAAAAAGCATAACAAATGTCACAGAAGTGTTAAGTATTTCTCTCTCCTTTCCGTGGTGATTTATGTAGAGAAGAAATCTACGTTAGTGCGCATCCACCTGCGTAACATCAGCACATATGGAGATCGGAAAACCTTCAACAGTATACTTTACAGCAAACACCTGACCTTGCCGTACTCAGCACCAATCCTGTCTGCCGGTGTCTTGAAAGTACCCTCACAATACTTTCACCTTGTTTACTGAAAGTAAATGTGTGCACTGCAGTACACTCTGCTTCACAGCATGCAAGGCAGTGATAGTTAAAGGATACTGGCAGCTGTATGAACTGTATACTGTAGCCACTAAAAATTGTGATTTCCCCTGCCATTTCTTTTACGTGCTTTTTTAAATTGCATGCTGTAGGTGTGGCACGCATGCCATATGGATTTTGTTTTAAAACTTAACCCTTTAAAGATGAAGCAGAACACCAGGCAGAAGACTGGTTGTGCTAAGTGTAGCTTTATACTGCTGTGTTATTCAGTGAAGCAACCCATGGTGCTAGAACAGCTGATGCAGCATTTTCGTTGTTTCTAACATGATTGGTGCTTATATTGAGATCTTATTATCCAGCTGATTTCAGAAGCAATTCGATATGGCGACTGCCACACCAGAACCATGGAACTTGCAGACTACTGGATAAAAGTACGTAGCAACACCTGTTCTTTTTACGCATGTTCATGCTACATGTAGCGTTTAAACAAAAAAGCCACTGACAACTTGTTTCAATAGCAGCATCGAAGCGCCGGCTGCTGCACGCTTCACAACCTAAGTATCGTCTGAAATCTTTGAGAAAGATGCATAGGTCTTGTTGGGTGTGGTGAAACAAGCTTTCGTAGTCTCTAGATAGTGTGCAGAAAAACTTTCTTTTGTGTACATGTATGTTAGAAAGAAACATGAGCATGGTGAGATTTGAAATAATGTGGTCCATACCAGGAGTGCGATCTTGTACGCactccaaaatagaacggaggcggtccgttccaccgagccgcacacgattggtcaatttgaaccgggacgaacgccatgacgtcaattgtgatgTTACATCTGCTGTCAATCAGTCCGTGTCGTCTGCCATCGGACGAACGCAACAAAATGGACTGCCTATTTCATGACGTAAAGAACAGACCGCCTCCGCTCGATTTCAGAACACGTGCCACATCGCACCCCAAATGTGCAGAAATAAGAAAGGTG
This window contains:
- the RpS23 gene encoding small ribosomal subunit protein uS12, with the translated sequence MGKPRGLRTARKHRSHRRDQRWHDKDYKKAHLGTRWKANPFGGASHAKGIVLEKVGVEAKQPNSAIRKCVRVQLIKNGKKITAFVPRDGCLNYIEENDEVLVAGFGRKGHAVGDIPGVRFKVVKVANVSLLALYKEKKERPRS